A genomic segment from Triticum dicoccoides isolate Atlit2015 ecotype Zavitan chromosome 1A, WEW_v2.0, whole genome shotgun sequence encodes:
- the LOC119293911 gene encoding uncharacterized protein LOC119293911: MADATPTKPSKKGSSEPAVLYDGAKAKTKSKAVVHADTEDGHAGDAASPAPAHRTRLLRCACCGLAALAALAAVVILVLSLTVLRVRDPDLTMDSVTVERFHVGFAAVPDGRPPLRINATLAAWIMIRNPNYASMRFGASTTEIFLDGVPDRVGLGSAPPGESSARSASRVRGSMDVFVDRVAPAVVGEVLFGRGEVWLTSRTAMDGKVSVLGGLYGRRTVRVAMRCRVVLHVSAVVVVAGSPSCVAEFGR, encoded by the coding sequence ATGGCGGACGCCACGCCCACGAAACCCAGCAAGAAAGGTTCCTCCGAGCCCGCCGTCCTCTATGACGGCGCCAAGGCCAAGACTAAGTCCAAGGCCGTCGTCCACGCCGACACCGAGGACGGGCATGCCGGCGATGCGGCGAGTCCTGCTCCTGCCCACCGGACCCGGCTTCTGCGGTGCGCGTGCTGCGGCCTGGCCGCGCTCGCCGCGTTGGCCGCCGTGGTGATCCTCGTCCTGTCGCTCACCGTGCTGCGGGTCCGGGACCCTGACCTGACCATGGACTCCGTCACCGTGGAGCGCTTCCACGTGGGGTTCGCGGCGGTTCCCGACGGCCGCCCGCCGCTGCGGATCAACGCGACGCTGGCCGCTTGGATCATGATCCGGAATCCAAACTACGCGTCCATGCGCTTCGGAGCTAGCACGACGGAGATCTTCCTGGACGGCGTGCCGGACCGCGTGGGCCTCGGGAGCGCGCCGCCAGGGGAGTCGTCGGCACGGAGTGCCAGCCGAGTGCGCGGCAGCATGGACGTGTTCGTCGACAGGGTCGCCCCAGCCGTGGTCGGGGAGGTGCTGTTCGGCCGCGGCGAGGTGTGGCTCACCAGCCGCACGGCCATGGACGGCAAGGTGAGCGTGCTCGGCGGGCTCTACGGGCGGCGCACGGTGCGCGTTGCCATGCGGTGCCGCGTCGTGCTGCACGTGTCCGCGGTCGTCGTCGTCGCTGGCTCCCCTTCATGTGTGGCGGAGTTCGGCCGCTGA